The sequence CAAATACGTCCCATTTAACGCAGATCCTTCATCGACGGAATCATATTCCCTAGATGAGATCGTCTACCGTAGCCGGTCCGGTGGCCTACTCGATGTCCAGCACGACATGGACGCTCTCAAGAAGTTCGATGGAAATTACTGGAAGTCCCTCTTCGATTCCCGAGTCGGCAAGACTACTTGGCCTTACGGCTCCGGCGTTTGGAGCAAGAAGGAGTGGGTTCTTCCTGAAATCGATAGTGACGACATTGTCAGCGCTTTTGAGGGTAATTCAAATCTTTTCTGGGCTGAGCGTTTTGGCAAACAGTTTCTGGGCATGGGCGATCTCTGGGTTAAGCATTGTGGGATTAGCCATACTGGGAGTTTCAAGGATCTGGGAATGACTGTTTTGGTTAGCCAAGTGAATCGGTTGAGGAGGATGAATCGACCGGTTGTTGGTGTTGGTTGTGCTTCTACCGGAGACACTTCTGCGGCTCTCTCTGCCTATTGCGCCGCCGCTGGGATTCCATCCATTGTGTTCCTCCCTGCCAACCGGATCTCAATTGCCCAATTAGTTCAACCCATCGCGAATGGGGCTTTTGTTCTTAGTCTTGATACAGACTTTGATGGATGCATGCAGTTGATTCGAGAGGTTACTTCGGAGCTGCCTATCTATCTTGCGAACTCTTTGAACAGTCTGAGGCTTGAAGGTCAGAAGACAGCTGCCATCGAGATACTGCAACAATTCGATTGGGAAGTACCAGATTGGGTTATTATTCCTGGAGGAAATCTTGGCAATATCTATGCTTTCTATAAGGGTTTCCATATGTGCAAAGAATTAGGGCTAGTTGATAGGATCCCAAGGCTTGTTTGTGCTCAAGCTGCGAATGCCAATCCGCTTTACCTTTATTATAAGTCAGGGTGGTCTGATTTCAAGGCAGTGAAAGCTAATACTACTTTTGCTTCTGCTATACAGATTGGAGACCCTGTATCTATTGATCGAGCTGTTTATGCTCTACAGAATTCAAATGGGATTGTTGAAGAAGCAACTGAAGAGGAACTGATGGATGCCATGGCACAAGCTGATTCCACTGGGATGTTCATATGTCCTCACACTGGTGTTGCTCTGTCAGCTTTGTTTAAGCTTAGGAAAAGTGGGGTTATTGGGCCGACAGATCGAACAGTGGTGGTCAGTACTGCTCATGGATTGAAATTTACCCAATCTAAAATTGATTACCACTCCAAGGAGATTCCAGACATGGCTTGCAGGTTTGCTAACCCTCCTGTGCATGTTAAAGCAGATTTCGGATCAGTTATGGATGTTCTGAAGAAGTATTTGTTGAGTAAGGATTCAAAAATTTAGTTCTTTTTCTGGGCACTGTAAGCTCTTGTACTCTTTTAACATATCTATTTGGTTTTAGCCGTTTAGGGTATTCCTATTGCAATGTTTATCCATTTCCTTCATTGATGCTTCTTTGAAGGTATTGAAATGGTAGTTTTTGGCAGAGGAATACCATTTTGTAATGGCTTTTTGATGTATAAGATTGGTAAGAAGTGTTTCattttgcagatttcttttaaCTCCTCCATGTTTGATAATGTCAAACTTTCAGAGCAAAAATGTGGAATCTTAAAAAAAGTTCTGATTTCTATACTTTGATTGCTTATTTATGAACTATAGTTTTTGAGTTATTCCTTTTCCTCCATTttttaatccataaatttgcagGGGAAATGGTCTAAAATTCGGaattgggattagggtttgagaTCGGCCACAATCGAGATTGGCCGAGTCAATTCTGATTCGAATCAATCAGCCTGGATGATCCGATCCCAAATTTTTAAACCCTGTCACTACTCttccaatatatattttttttcaactctgaagtctcaaataaaaatctaaaatattttGCTGGCTGATTCCATAGATTGATTGGCACCGGTTTTAAAAAGTCTTATGAGGGACTGAAGACTCCAATCTTTGTATGGACCACGAGTTTTCCTTCATTCACCGATGAGGGACTATTCTTCAGTGGGACAAGCAAGCTACCGAGTTCGATTGAGAAGAAACCAGAGGAGCAGGGACTAAGTTTTTGCTTTGAGACTTGAATTATTAATCAAATTAGAAAAACGTGAAAGGGGTAATGGTATTGATTTAGACTCAGAAGAGGATTAGTGCTTATCGGTCTTTGGTGGGCTGTGGCCAAGGATCTGGACTTTGCGCTTTGCAATTCGCACTTTGGTTTCGTCCTTTACGCTTTTAAAGAAAACCTCATGTTCTAATTACTAATGGAAGACTTTTCAAAGCAACAGAATTAGAAGGTTGCTCTGCCATCTTGGCTAATACAAACTCACACCTCTTTTATGTAAGCATAGGGTTTAAGGAAGTGCAGCGATGCAGCATAAGCTGAACTGAAAGGGATTTCTCTATCATTTCAGCTTAATTCTTAAAGTTAGAAGATTTCAGGTCCTAATGGCACTTATGATGTCGAAGTCGATCAATCTTTGTCGAACAGTTATGAACTCTGTtctcctttatttcttaatgAATTATCCTGCTTCCACCAGACAGTAGAATCCCAGACAAAACACTAGGTTGAAGATACTGTATCCTAGTTTCTTGATGAAGGTCCATGGAGGTCATTCCTTTTGTTCAATTTTAATCATCGCGTTCATCAAAGCTTAGTAGTGGTTCTGTTGTTTGTGGCCCAGCAACTAGTACTGTCAGTTCTCCCTCGTTTGGTTTTATGCATTTGTTTTCCTAACTTCTGAGATAGATTAGTAATTTGATCTTTGAATCTAAGGATGATATACATTTGCTTCAATTGTCAATATTCAAAATCATATGATCATATCTTGTAAAAAATTCTCAATCAGTTTTACTTGTTCATTGACTaagtttgaaaaataaaagagcgTCGCTTAATGTTTGTTGTGTTTCACTGGGCAATGTTCAACCATGTCTCAACATGAttcttggaaacagcctctcctgcgaagcaGGGAGTAAAGCTGTgcacatttgcccctcccagacctttcAGTTGCAGGAGCCTTGTGCCCCAGGTTGCTCATTCTCGTAATTCTATTGCAAAGTAAAGTCTCCACAACTAATATGAATAGTGGATGATTACACTTCAATATATATCACAAAATCTAAAAGCATGAGCATAAACATTTAAACCCTTGAACTTGCAATGACATCTAGAGTAATTTGCAGACAGAACAGTCCATAAAGCTTTCTTCATAAATATATGATTCTGTGTGAAATAAATGCATGAAAAATAAAGGTGAAAAAAACTGATATTTGTAAGCAAGTTAAAAAATTCTTTCAAAGCAGAAGTCATGTTCAATCCAActctaataaaaaaattgacatgAACTGAAGCAAAACACCCTCCAGGTTTTCAAACTCAATCGacgaaaattttccatttcaaaattatttgagTTCTAACCCATCAATGTGTCACAAACAAAATCTGTCACtaggattaaaaattaaacacatttTACTCTTCCATGCCTGTGCAATATGAATTGTTCCCAGTACATGCGAAACACATTCAGCTATTGGGTTTCTTGTTCTCAAGATCATCATGGCAACACCACTTATCTGTTTTATTGCGACATTATTTGTTAAACGAATTCCCATACAACCTggccttgctttttttttttttttagtgcaaAAGCTAGTCATTTTGATTGGAATAGGAAGAAGAGAGTGCATTGTACAATAGTTCTACCAAATTTCAGCCCCCATGGATTAGTGCATCCATTTTCCATCATTTCAAAATCATCGAAGGATGATGCAATTCTTTACCCATGTAAACAGAATCAATATGACAACAACAAGAGCCAGAAGAAATTCTGCTTCCTGCATGGTGAAACTAGGGAGCAGAAAAAGCTACAAAGAACAAGGATTGCAACACACAATACCCATCAGCCACATTTTTGAGTACTGCATAGAACTTCCCCTTGACCGACAATGGCATAAAGTGACAGCAATTTTATTCACCACTTGTGGGCATTATTgaaaacaactttttttttttccaagagtGACAGTATCTTCTTCCAAACAGAAGAAATCAGCTCATTGAACAAAGCTGTTGTACAGATAAATgaatgggagaaaaagaaatttgacaGCCAACTCACCAAATGAAGGTAGCAGACCGTGAGTTCCCTCAATTCTCCTCCATTGCTATTGCAGGAACTCGAACATCCTTGTACCGACAAACATATGGTGCATCGCAACCGAAGTAAGGCCCTGTCCAACAGCCTTCATCAATGTAGCTAGCATCCCACACTGATGCATAAAGGAACATGGGTTTCTCAGGAAACCCTTCTCtgtccttcctttcttccctcCTAACAAGCTTTCCATCGATCGACCACTCTATGAGTTCTCTGGTCCATTTTATCTCATAATTGTGAAATCCATCAGAGCAATCAAACTCTAATTtgtgaatcttctcttggttccCCGTCCCTGACATGAAAAAGTTCGTCTGAACAATGGTTTTGTCTTTGCCCAAGAACTCAAAATCAATCTCATCTTGTGTTTTATCTCCTTCAAGAGAGGATAGGTAGATGTTGAAGTTGAGGCCACTGGTGTTGCCTTTAGGGCACTGGATTTGAGCACTAAAGGTGCCGAACTGAAAGCGAGTCTTGGATCGCCAGCGAGCACCACCCCTCTCATCAAAGACAACAACAATTTCATCAGATTCTGGTGAGTGAGTGCACACATCAGGACAGTAGTCAACAACAATTTCTTTGAGCTTCAGAGTATGGTGCATCGTCTCAGGGTGAAGTGTGGGACTCGCCATTGGAATATGCACTATGCTACAAAGgtcttcaaagaaaaaaatcgtTTGGTGGAAACCACAATTGGGTCTTGCAACCGTTACAAATATTCTACAAAGATGAAAGGATGGAGTTGGCCTGTTCTTGCCTTCTCAGTAAACGTCGGATGCTGGATTCTGCACAATGATTAAACATAGATCATTGTTAACCGTTATAGTGGCACAGAACAGATAACTTTACCTGTGGGAGGTCagatgaaactgaaattttgtggacatgtAGATCCTAAGTTGCCCTACTTACAAGTCAAGTTTCAGCCAAAATGGAGTTCACCATGTGGAAAAATACGGGACTATGGAGAGAGTGGATGCATATACTTGGGATTTTATGATAGAGTTTGAGTCTGAAATGTGACATGTGGCTAATCCATATCATTTTCTAGATATCCAACAGTCAGAATCATCATCCTTCCACATGGCACCACCAGGTGTGCAGACCAAGTAAAGTTATCTAGTCTCTgcaaattaggaaactttttaCCTGAACTTATGATTACATGCGCAAAGGGGTTTAAAATTGGGATGGCAGTTAATTATTAGTATCAATGTGGTGAGAGCTATTGGGAATTTTCATCTGTTGGGTGGGGATTATAAGGACATTTACATCAATATGATCCAATTATGAGTTTGAATTGTGTTTGATCCAACAGTTAAGAACATGACAACACTATCCACTTAGAtcatttaaatcatttaaatcaTTAAAATAGAAACCAGAGCCCCCATTGAGGTTTTGGGGGGACCTGGAATGGATCCGAACCAGCAAGAGTGACAGTGCCTATTTTTTTAGATCCAAAATAAAACGATGAGAAAGGAAACAATAAGTTGGAAACCTATGAAAACCACTTCATAAGAATGTGGAAAATCTAAAGATATTCAGAACTAAGAACAGTCCAGGCACAAAaggatcaaatcagaaggaaaGGGGGTAACCAAGGAGCAAAAGAGCATATTGAATTCtggatcaaatcagaaggaaaGGGGGTTTTAAAGGCCAGTGCATTAAAATGATCCCAACCCAAATCTTTGAAGCTGAGGAAGCTTGTTAATCAACTCAGAAATCCAAACCAACAGCAACAAATGACTTCACTAGGATTTTATAGAAGTACGCTTATTCAACTTCCCAAGCTCATTCCAAATTTCCAATAGAAGGTGTATCACATCAAAGCAACCATCCTATGAGCACTAAAGAAGCAGCACAAGATTAGAGACAAAATTTAAGCATATATGCATAACCAAACTTATTCCAAGGCAACAAATTCATAACCAAACTCTGCATcacctgataaaaaaaaaacacatactCCCCTTTGGCATTTTATTTGTACATGATTCAAAAGGACAAACACATCGATTCAAAATAGAGGACTGACCAGACAAGAACAGGTTTTGGAATCAGATCATTCCATTCATCAAAATAACACATTTCATTCAACCAACCAATCACAACAGAGATCCAAAGGAAGCCAGCAGCAAGGGGATCAAAAATTAGTCAAGCCATGGAAAAACCAAAAAGCATGAAAAGAACAAGCACTGTTAGAGAAGGGGAAATACATCGAATGCATGGACCTCTATCATCGAATGCATGGACCTCTATACTTGCTGGAAATGCAAAATAAGGTAGAATGTGTTCCTGGCTATGGGAGAACAGTTCATTTTTCATGCGTTGTGAACCAACCCATCAAAAATCATAAACCAGAGGAAAAACCCATAACACAAACAATGTCAAAATCCAGGCATTACCTCAACTGCTGATGTGAACTAGATCATAGATCTGATTCAATAGAAGACAGAGCAGCATTGCAAGTAAGTCGAAAAGCAGAATATATATAAC is a genomic window of Macadamia integrifolia cultivar HAES 741 unplaced genomic scaffold, SCU_Mint_v3 scaffold449, whole genome shotgun sequence containing:
- the LOC122068657 gene encoding xyloglucan endotransglucosylase/hydrolase protein 9-like, whose translation is MASPTLHPETMHHTLKLKEIVVDYCPDVCTHSPESDEIVVVFDERGGARWRSKTRFQFGTFSAQIQCPKGNTSGLNFNIYLSSLEGDKTQDEIDFEFLGKDKTIVQTNFFMSGTGNQEKIHKLEFDCSDGFHNYEIKWTRELIEWSIDGKLVRREERKDREGFPEKPMFLYASVWDASYIDEGCWTGPYFGCDAPYVCRYKDVRVPAIAMEEN
- the LOC122068654 gene encoding threonine synthase, chloroplastic-like; this encodes MASLSQFHASHSFSGHKSITLHRNPRRIDSHSSHLIIRATSLSSDNSPALSQSPSSSAAAAPTALKHRRPADENIREEARRHNNCTHGHGFCAKYVPFNADPSSTESYSLDEIVYRSRSGGLLDVQHDMDALKKFDGNYWKSLFDSRVGKTTWPYGSGVWSKKEWVLPEIDSDDIVSAFEGNSNLFWAERFGKQFLGMGDLWVKHCGISHTGSFKDLGMTVLVSQVNRLRRMNRPVVGVGCASTGDTSAALSAYCAAAGIPSIVFLPANRISIAQLVQPIANGAFVLSLDTDFDGCMQLIREVTSELPIYLANSLNSLRLEGQKTAAIEILQQFDWEVPDWVIIPGGNLGNIYAFYKGFHMCKELGLVDRIPRLVCAQAANANPLYLYYKSGWSDFKAVKANTTFASAIQIGDPVSIDRAVYALQNSNGIVEEATEEELMDAMAQADSTGMFICPHTGVALSALFKLRKSGVIGPTDRTVVVSTAHGLKFTQSKIDYHSKEIPDMACRFANPPVHVKADFGSVMDVLKKYLLSKDSKI